CAAATTGCTGCAGTGCTTTTATGGATGCTAACTGCCGCTTGCATCAAAACGGGAAGACCACAAATTGCAAGACGGGCAATCGAGCTTGCTGAGAGTCGTCTGCTAAAAGATTCTTGGCCAGAATATTATGACGGGAAACTAGGAagatatattggtaaacaagcAAGGAAGTACCAGACATGGTCGATAGCAGGATATCTGGTTGCAAAGATGATGCTAGAGGATCCGTCACACTTGGGGATGATTTCGCTCGAAGAGGACAAACAAATGAAGCCAGTTATTAAGAGATCGTCGTCTTGGAATTGCTAGAAGCTCAAAAAAGCTAAACAAAAATggcaggaaaaaaaaacagaggaaaATCAAAAGGTGAGAGATACTCGTAATTTCTTTGCTACACAATTCTTTCGGGACTTTGTATTCGTAGCTTTGATCGACAATGTGATTTTGTACAATAGTGTTTGCTGTGCTGAGACTGCTTattgttttcaaataaatttGAACATTTGGCCTTCTATGTTTAAAATTCGATGGAACTCGGCAATGCCTGTGCtgctaaaaaaattaataagctCAAGActattggttttgttttttttactagtTTACTTGTAATTTCTGTAATTTgaatttctattttctttttataattttttgtgtgCATCTCATTCACTCCCATCTTCTCACACTTTgctttttgtttataaaaagaTATCAATTTAAGATATTGACGTAGCTTAATCCTAACCGTCTTATTAGAAGGggagagaaggggagagagattagGACGGGAGAGAATTCTTCTCCTAGTTTCTCGTGGGATCATATATACTCGGGATGACTTTTTTTGGAGTGATGAAAAATTTctatagcatgcagcatcataGGCAAGTCTTGCCCATTTAAGGAATATGGAGGAGGTATGTGTCCTCGGACATAGAAGACATTGGGGATGCAAAAAAGGAGTTTCAACTTTCATGGCTTTCATATAGAGAAGTTGAAAGTCCTTAGGGTCAGCTTGGCTTACAGCGGTTAGGAATGGAAAAGATGAGGCTGTTTTTGCAAGAAGCACAGAAATAACTACAGGATGGGTTGGGCAGCCACTTGGACTCACTgtatggacaaggattgtctgccctcccattttcgGTGCTCTTccgtgcccttctgttttgtgtggtcacggttaagctacgtcaacattttatattttttttatagagataataagacaaaaataaatagtaatataaaatgttgacgtgacttaatcgtgaccacacaaacaaaagggaaacaaaagggcatggaagggcagcGGAaatggaagggcagacaatccttatcccTCGCTGCATTCCTCCAATTAAGCTAACTAGTCGACATACACTCGGAATCTAATAtctttaattaaacagtcgAAAATCGATCGCTGGAGGTCCAAGTAAAAGAGAAAATCCAGGAGGAGGAAAATGAAGGAAGCTAACCTGGAGAAAGGGGCAGTCTTTCAAAAAGtacattttcataattttgttccacaagcAATGTTTTCTGTagggtaccgtttggtacgtgagaCGGGACGGAATGGAGTGGAACGAGGTGTTCCGTCCTATGTTTGGTGTGCCTAAAACGGGgacgaattttgggtgaatttttgtTCCGCCTCATCCCTTGGAACGACTTGTTCCACGTCCATGGAAcataaaattataacctctccgtctccttcttcttcctccttgtttccatccgagggcatctttgctccctctccgttcCATCCCGTCCCGTCTCATTCCGTTCCGTCTTGTcctgtctgcataccaaacgatacctagATTTTGTATTGCTACTGCAAGAAATCATACCTGTATGATCATGCACTTGCACTTGTGCTAACAAATCCGGATCCTCCCAGATCCTCTTTCTGAGGATCTTGGGAATCCGTAAATCATAtttgttcatcatacatcgtgatcggtcataaattattttaaatatttttatttaaaattaatacaAACAGTACCTGATAAAAACTGATTGCACAATGTATGATGAACTGACACGATTTACGAATCTTCaagatcctcgccggatctttTTGATGAGGTAACTACCAAGAAATGAAATTCAGGGTCAAAAgtgttaaaaatttaattaccGTCGAGATGACGACTGATTGGATTGACTGGATTGACTGaaggaggagaggagaggatAACTAAGCTAAAGTACTCGGCGGGGTTCCTTTCTTTttcacactaaaataaaataaaccaaaacttaacAACTAAGCTTTTgttccaaaaataaataaataaataaataaactaagcTAAGTATTAATCTGTTGCCTTGTGCTCACGATAGATTGGTGGTCCTGCACTACCCTTAGCAGAGGTTCTTCTAGTGGTTAGTTTGGAACCCCTCAACTAGAACTTGAGGagaaaaatttcaatgttttcagAACGCGAGTTGATTGTTCATATGTCATAATGTAATTAgtgaaaaatatatttataagtGCTTCATTACTTGTACATTGATATGTGGTGTACTTGTATTttagaaaaactaaaaaatttctctaacTCGAGAgtttaaactctcacaaatacatttttctTCAGATTATTATAACTTTCCATTTGACTTGGTAGGCCAAAAGTAATTGCATTCCCATTTGACATTTGGATAAGATTGCACCTAATTTTCctccaaaatttcaaaattagaTTGAACGAGATCAcactttctccatttttttcataaaataaaaagattgtGATACTcacatattattttttacttttcacatatcCTTATTAATTTTAAGccattgatatttttaattCACTTGATTTGACGACCGAAATTGAGAAGCacgaggattgtctgccctctcacttccggtgccctccgTGCTCTCCTGTTTTATGttgtcacgattaagccacgtcaacattttatattattttttttatagagataataaaacaaaaatgaatagtaatataaaatgttaacgtggcttaaccgtgatcacataaACATAAGGGCacgggagggcagacaatctttgAGAATTGTGTATAAGAAGTAAAAACGAGTATGTGAATTGCCTTACACGAAATAAAATAGTATTAAATTTGAGGGACACACATCAACcgaagagagagagggcacgggGCACCAGCTGGCGTTGTGAGTAACGGAGGACGAGCATTTCTCCTTTGGTTTGGTCGTGGTCTTGGTCGTCCCTTTGTCGTATAAGTGGTGGTAGTGGTAACTGGTAAGTAGCTTTTGCTTCAGTTTTCATTCTCTTTACAAAATTCCGAGACGCAGACGTTGTGAATTTCGATCACCTTCGCCCGACGAATCAATCACAATCATCAATCAGGTAATCCCATGATCCCATTCCAATTCCAATCGCAGGGAATTTGAGATATGATCCCAATtcccaactctttttttttttaccatttcaCTTTCACTTCCTACAATTGAATTAATTCTTCTTGATTCTGGGTTCTCCTTTTTGAAAAATTTACTCAAAAGGCTGCGATCCTCCGCGCAACGGAAAGGTTGCTTCTTTGTGACTGAAAGGTCACATTTTTACGGAAAGGTTAGCTTGGGGCGCCCTTTTTTACTGAACTagtgttgaatttccctcttctttttttcctgcTTGCGATTACGAACTAGGGAGGGAGGGCCGGCTGCTTGCTTTGTGGACCACCGGTCCTGCCACCGTGGAGGAGATGTTTCGGTGTGGTGTGATGTGGTGTTTGTCAAATAAATAGTTACTTGCTCTTTGCTAGTCAGTCTGTTTCTGAATTGAATTTGATCAACAAAAGTCAAGTCGTAGTCTGTCTTAATTAATGGCTTCGTTACTATTACTATCCTGaaattatatgcatatatatatatatatatatatatatataatgcttTGTTTGGCAATCTCGCTCTAAAAGGACACCGAGGATTGGTTTGGATCATTTTATAtatgatgaggaggaggaggaggtgacaATTATACAGTGTAGTGTAGAATTGTGAGAGTTTCTGTTTTCTTTGATTCATGTCGATTGCGGTTGGTGGGGTGCTGTAGTTGGATGAATATTATTGTTCTTAGTTTGTTACGCAAGCTGCGATAGTTTGTATCGTTTTATCCTTATATCCTTGTGCATGGTAGCTTGTTTTCTGCTAGATGTCTATGCAGAGGCAGTGCTTCAACCTATTTTTGTGAAGTAATCGGTGGCCACTAGGATGCAGCAAATATCCTCAGGAGCTCTGTGCAGAGGTTGGGGGTTAAGTTTCTAGAGTGGCTGTTGAGGTGTTGCGGAGAAGCTCTGACACTTCTCATTTGTGCACATAAATCTGGCATCCTAGTGCATAGTTGGCTAGATTTTAGAGCCTTTTTCACTAGGGCACACTCCCCGTCATGAATTATATTCTTAATACATTTTGAGCTTCTTTTGGTCCTAAGCAAGCTAGATGTCATCCTAAGTAGGACCTTCTGAATAGCATGCCCCCAGTGTAGTCGTACCTGGTCCTTTTATACTGGCTTAACTCAAGAATGATTGTAGCTTGTAGTGGTACACATGGTGTGCGCTCATTGGTCACATTATGAACCGTTATCTGGGTTGTATTCCTTATTTAGGCCCTGCAGGGGTTGATGAGCTTTTGGGCAATAATTGGTATGTCTGGTACGCTAGCCCAACAGAGGAGGCTTCCTCTGTGGGTTTCCAAGTCGAGGCTTCACCTACCTCATTTAATGCAGGGCGAGTTCGTGCATAGCTTTCCCGTGTTGGTTTGAGGGGTACGTCAAAGCGGCTTCCTTCAGTTCGCGTGTAATATTCTCATTGGGCAGTGGAAATAGGTTTCTACACAGTATGTTTCATGACTTTTCATTTGATGCTTCCTGAAAGCTGCCAAGCCATTGTTATCCTCACTCTCttgttatattttttgtttttggcttATTTAATTCTTACTTCATTTGGAAATGAATGTTTGTAACGTCATCCTTTATTTGCAGGTGTCAAGTGCTTAAACTAAAAGGCCATAATGGAGAAATTAATTGGAAACAAGAATGCAGGCTTATTAAGGTTAGTGGAGGAGAGATCGTTGACCAAGAAattagaagaagagaaaaaacagCGGCCAGAAGCACAAGCCCCTTACCTCCATAAAGATTGTATATCAAATATCCTTGTGCGACTTCCTCTCGACTCTCTTCAAAGGTCAAGGTTTGTCTGCAAGCCTTggtataaaataattaaaaaccccaAATTCATTGATGCTCATCTCCATCGTACTGAATCTGTTTTGATCTTTCTATCACCAATTCCGAAGGACAGTTTATACCCTTATTCTAAGGCTTCTATACCACGAGAGAAGCCAAACACTGTCTCGGTTGAACTAAAACTTCTTAATCCAAACCCTATCCCCATTTTCGGCCATCCTCTCATAAACTCTCCAATGTTTTCTGTCCAGTTTCTGGACTTCAAAAATGATAAGAGTGAGATAGGAGAGTACAATTTAAAATGTTCGGGCAAGATCAGAGCCACCTGCAATGGTCTAATTTTGCTTGATAACATGGTGAAGAAAGGAGGACTAGCAGTCATGAATCCTGTGACTAGGAAGCTGATTGCACTTCCTCTGGGTACTTTATCTCGTCCACATCGTGAATCCTATGGTTTTATACTGAATGATGTTACAGGTGAATACAAAGTAGTCCACTTGTTTCGGGATGAGTTGGGGTTTGACAGCTGTGAGATTTTGAGTCTTTGGACACAAGCATGGAGAGAGGTAAATGGCCCTCCATTCAGGCTCCTTCGTTGGTTTGGATATGCACCTGTTTCAGCCATTGGAGCTCTTCACTGGATTCCTCAAGTTGACCGCAGCGATTACATAGTATCTATGGAAGTTGAGAAGGAGAAGTTTCACCAAATACCGCTCCCAAAACCCAGCCGAACTCATGACAGGATCCTTGAAATGGGTGGCCTTTTGAGTTTTGTCATTCATGAGGGCATGAACCATATCGACATTTGGATCTTGAAAGGTTTGTGTGGGGAAGTCTGGACAAAGAATCACAGTATCACAGTGGGTTCCGTCATAGACATGGTTCCTCTTTTCAGTTTAAGAATCAACGGAGATATTATTTTCAAGAGAGACGAAGATGGCTCGTTGTATGCTTACAGTTTTCGAGACCAAGAGATGAGGAAGGTCGACATGGTAAATGGATGTATCCGGCGGTCTTACATGCCTCATGTCAACACCCTCGTTTCATGGATGGAAGCAAGTCAGGACATGTCTGATGATTGATCTTTCAGCAATGGTGTGTGCATAGAAAACATGGACTATCAGCTTAAACTTGAATCTCCCTTTTGTATCTTTTATATACACTTTGGTTTTACCCCTTAATCTATATTGCTACTACTTGGGTTGATCACAAAATTGTCCATGAGCTTGTCCCCCCTCCCCTTTCATTTTCACTCTCGACTGGAGTGGCATTTTGGTTCTTTGCGTCAACTCCG
Above is a window of Malus sylvestris chromosome 15, drMalSylv7.2, whole genome shotgun sequence DNA encoding:
- the LOC126605478 gene encoding F-box protein CPR1-like, giving the protein MEKLIGNKNAGLLRLVEERSLTKKLEEEKKQRPEAQAPYLHKDCISNILVRLPLDSLQRSRFVCKPWYKIIKNPKFIDAHLHRTESVLIFLSPIPKDSLYPYSKASIPREKPNTVSVELKLLNPNPIPIFGHPLINSPMFSVQFLDFKNDKSEIGEYNLKCSGKIRATCNGLILLDNMVKKGGLAVMNPVTRKLIALPLGTLSRPHRESYGFILNDVTGEYKVVHLFRDELGFDSCEILSLWTQAWREVNGPPFRLLRWFGYAPVSAIGALHWIPQVDRSDYIVSMEVEKEKFHQIPLPKPSRTHDRILEMGGLLSFVIHEGMNHIDIWILKGLCGEVWTKNHSITVGSVIDMVPLFSLRINGDIIFKRDEDGSLYAYSFRDQEMRKVDMVNGCIRRSYMPHVNTLVSWMEASQDMSDD